A genomic window from Gossypium hirsutum isolate 1008001.06 chromosome D12, Gossypium_hirsutum_v2.1, whole genome shotgun sequence includes:
- the LOC107945509 gene encoding uncharacterized protein: MCCWEWIRVMHGPNVRNSSHGQNVVYSSHGPNVETHAGPNGVPSFNFVQVDQGDLGSPKPIGVDRVPRFTKPRARVYTRSDPCVGLPRLGDLHASDYSESSVSSSYVNTTQLGSSTGNDDSYIPVRSGTTSWYPDSGASHHACRDVSALRDVTPYSGCRDSGDITDGPHS; this comes from the exons ATGTGTTGCTGGGAATGGATACGTGTAATGCATGGGCCGAATGTGAGAAACTCATCACATGGGCAAAATGTTGTATACTCTTCACATGGGCCGAATGTTGAAACACACGCTGGGCCAAATGGGGTTCcgtcttttaattttgttcaagTTGATCAAGGTGATCTTGGTTCGCCTAAACCGATTGGTGTTGATCGGGTTCCACGATTTACCAAACCGCGTGCTCGGGTTTATACTAGGTCCGACCCATGTGTTGGGCTTCCTCGGCTAGGGGACTTACATGCATCTGATTATTCTGAATCTTCAGTGTCTAGTTCTTATGTCAATACTACTCAACTTGGATCTAGTACTGGTAATGATGATTCGTACATTCCAGTGCGCAGTGGCACCACATCTTGGTATCCTGACTCGGGAGCGAGTCATCATGCCTGTCGCGATGTGTCAGCTTTACGTGATGTCACGCCATATTCAG GATGTCGTGACTCGGGAGACATTACTGACGGGCCGCATTCATGA
- the LOC107947466 gene encoding probable serine/threonine-protein kinase At1g54610 codes for MGCVQGKYASTNSPSRGLDKLKQEHGYAAKRGEKEDGGVAGNGEKVVNREGETVRSNDANGNVSQKHASKKIVGDDQVVDGWPKWLVDNVPFEVLSGLVPKSADSYDKLAKVGQGTYSNVYKARDKDTGKIVALKKVRFNTAEPESVKFMAREIMILQRLNHPNIISLEGLATSRMQYSLYLVFDFMQSDLSKIISRPGDRLTEPQIKCYMQQLLSGLEHCHERGILHRDIKGSNLLIDSNGGLKIADFGLANIFNPKPKRPLTSRVVTLWYRAPELLLGSTDYGAGVDLWSAGCLLAEMFAGRPIMPGRTEVEQLHRIFKLCGSPSEEYWKKMKLPASFRPPQHYKPGYYEEFGDFPSSSFGLLTMLLNLDPSYRGTAASALQTEFFTSSPLACDLSDLPIIYKEEEPYKAKDRKKHRTSKTKQSSRKKHEGDETKELIMTVEKKDDTDTSREEKQKGNEASNNAKSSFRVKPIKHNEQRLPASLSPILRSNAKIAPRTEAHPNATQNIQNFTLLQASITDIMKNNLGNPQYRRSFSTWDYRTFDPDKISKPFGVE; via the exons ATGGGATGTGTTCAAGGCAAGTATGCTTCAACCAACTCACCGTCTCGGGGACTGGACAAGTTGAAGCAAGAACATGGGTATGCTGCTAAGAGAGGGGAGAAGGAAGATGGTGGTGTGGCTGGAAATGGCGAAAAGGTGGTTAATAGGGAAGGGGAGACAGTGAGGAGTAATGATGCTAATGGAAATGTTTCGCAAAAGCATGCGTCGAAGAAGATTGTAGGTGACGATCAGGTGGTCGATGGATGGCCTAAATGGCTTGTTGATAATGTTCCTTTTGAGGTTTTGTCTGGTTTGGTCCCAAAGAGTGCTGATTCCTATGATAAGCTTGCCAAG GTAGGGCAAGGAACTTATAGCAATGTGTACAAAGCTCGGGACAAGGACACCGGGAAGATTGTTGCTTTGAAGAAGGTCCGTTTCAACACAGCAGAGCCTGAGAGTGTTAAATTTATGGCAAGAGAGATTATGATACTTCAGAGGCTCAACCATCCAAATATTATCAGCCTTGAAGGACTAGCCACTTCAAGGATGCAGTACAGTCTTTATCTGGTCTTTGATTTCATGCAGTCTGACTTGAGCAAAATTATCTCCCGCCCAGGCGACCGGCTCACTGAACCCCAG ATCAAGTGTTATATGCAACAGCTGCTATCGGGACTGGAGCACTGTCATGAAAGAGGAATATTGCACCGAGACATTAAAGGTTCAAACTTGTTGATAGATAGCAATGGGGGGCTGAAAATAGCAGATTTTGGGCTTGCCAATATTTTCAACCCTAAACCAAAACGACCCCTCACCAGCCGGGTTGTAACACTATGGTACAGAGCTCCAGAGCTGCTGTTAGGATCAACAGATTATGGTGCTGGGGTTGATCTCTGGAGTGCAGGTTGCCTGTTAGCTGAGATGTTTGCTGGAAGACCAATTATGCCGGGGAGGACTGAG GTTGAGCAGCTTCATCGAATTTTCAAGCTTTGTGGTTCACCCTCAGAAGAGTATTGGAAAAAGATGAAGCTACCGGCAAGCTTCCGGCCGCCGCAGCATTACAAGCCTGGATATTATGAAGAATTTGGAGACTTTCCCAGCTCTTCATTTGGCCTCCTCACAATGCTTCTTAATCTGGACCCTTCATATCGTGGCACTGCAGCTTCTGCTCTTCAAACGGAA TTCTTTACTTCAAGTCCATTGGCATGTGACCTTTCAGATCTACCAATAATATACAAGGAGGAAGAACCATATAAAGCCAAAGATAGAAAGAA GCACAGAACATCAAAAACAAAgcaatcttctagaaagaaacaTGAAGGTGATGAGACAAAGGAACTAATAATGACGGTAGAAAAGAAAGATGATACTGATACTTCCAgggag GAGAAGCAGAAAGGAAATGAGGCAAGTAATAATGCAAAAAGCTCCTTCAGAGTGAAGCCAATCAAACATAATGAACAACGCTTACCTGCATCGCTCTCTCCGATTCTACGTTCCAATGCGAAAATAGCTCCAAGAACCGAAGCTCATCCTAATGCTACTCAGaacattcaaaatttcactcTTTTACAGGCTTCTATTACAGATATCATGAAAAACAACCTTGGCAATCCTCAATACCGCAGGTCTTTCTCTACATGGGATTACCGAACATTTGATCCTGACAAGATATCAAAGCCTTTTGGTGTGGAATAA